Proteins encoded in a region of the Lathamus discolor isolate bLatDis1 chromosome Z, bLatDis1.hap1, whole genome shotgun sequence genome:
- the SHCBP1 gene encoding SHC SH2 domain-binding protein 1: MEEQRLPESAAGPQREGRDGAAGSAAGQERAGEAKRDLFQEDDDSSSDYGSGDKPGTALGRTVPNENMLFPDIFNTNHLLFYERFKAYQDYILADCKVSEVKEFTAEYLAKVLEPSGWQAIWRTNVFEVLVEVVDVEYSALKAVVQLSEPFLCESLDSTFTLECVKELLELKECKILLQELWVVYDESGEFDNTALAVEHVRFFYQCIWRAWDEEEDDDFDYFVRCVEPRLKLHYDILEHRVPSGLVANYQNCLSQCEELYSKFLDVRNHLSSSDLDSEVENVSMVEGLKLHEKIEHLKRKLKLIEHPLLRYVCGSQKYSSLQAKGLRPTGAKITHVVSSTMVASMLQSLIRDKLCPESCGEEQEIQFHNDPLAAVNACYEGDRVIICPGHYVVDDVFCIADSVELEGYGLPDDIVIEKRGKRDNFVDCTGNNIRISSLKLVQHDAVEGILNVHHGKTTLENCVLQCETVGVTVQTSAELLMKNSDLYGAKSAGVAIYPGSTCTLLGNGIHHCKEGILINNFLGEHHDIPKITMANNMIHNNEECGVVLVRPTMHSDVKDASAERTKGNTQPIQSGNGTACVEGFRQEIPPECLTEELELYEQAEISEQTESNYRIAHELMVTLAKKRQLEKRRLSELGITQADGNFMSQEMFVSIVGNQFKWNGKGSFGTCLFCPDS, from the exons ATGGAGGAGCAGCGGCTGCCGGAGAGCGCGGCTGGGCCGCAGCGCGAGGGCCGGGACGGAGCCGCGGGCAGCGCCGCCGGGCAGGAGCGCGCCGGGGAGGCGAAGCGAG ATCTGTTCCAGGAAGATGATGATTCCAGCAGCGATTATGGCAGTGGCGATAAACCAGGGACTGCTTTAGGAAGGACTGTGCCAAATGAGAATATGCTTTTTCCGGATATTTTTAACACCAATCATCTTTTGTTTTATGAGCGATTTAAAGCTTACCAGGATTATATTTTAG CTGACTGCAAAGTTTCTGAAGTGAAAGAATTCACAGCTGAGTACCTGGCGAAGGTCCTTGAACCATCTGGATGGCAGGCAATCTGGCGCACTAATGTATTTGAAGTCCTTGTTGAG GTTGTTGATGTGGAGTATTCAGCTCTGAAAGCAGTTGTGCAACTCAGTGAGCCTTTCCTGTGTGAGTCGCTGGACAGCACCTTTACTTTGGAGTGCGTGAAGGAGCTCTTGGAGCTGAAGGAGTGCAAGAtactgctgcaggagctgtgggtTGTGTATGACGAGTCAGGAGAGTTTGACAACACAGCACTAGCTGTGGAGCATGTCAG GTTCTTCTACCAGTGCATCTGGAGAGcctgggatgaggaggaggatgatgatTTTGATTACTTTGTGCGATGTGTTGAGCCTCGACTGAAACT GCATTATGACATCCTTGAACACCGTGTGCCTTCTGGGCTTGTGGCCAATTACCAGAACTGCTTGTCTCAATGTGAAGAGCTTTACAGCAAGTTTTTAGATGTGAGGAACCACCTATCAAGCAGTGATTTGGACTCGGAAGTAGAAAATGTCTCCATGGTGGAAGGCCTAAAATTGCATGAGAAAATAGAGCACTTAAAACGAAAGCTAAAACTAATTGAGCATCCTCTGCTGAG GTACGTGTGTGGTTCCCAAAAATACAGCAGTCTCCAAGCTAAAGGACTGAGACCAACAGGTGCCAAGATCACTCATGTTGTGTCCTCAACCATGGTTGCAAGCATGCTGCAGTCATTGATAAGGGACAAACTTTGCCCTGAATCTTGTGGTGAAGAACAAGAAATACAG TTTCACAATGATCCACTGGCAGCTGTAAATGCCTGTTATGAAGGAGACAGAGTCATCATCTGTCCTGGTCATTATGTTGTAGATGACGTGTTCTGCATTGCTGATTCAGTTGAACTAGAAG GCTATGGCTTGCCAGATGATATTGTGATAGAAAAACGAGGGAAAAGAGACAACTTTGTTGACTGTACAGGAAACAATATAAGGATCTCCAGTTTGAAATTAGTGCAACATGATGCTGTGGAGGGGATTTTAA ATGTCCATCATGGTAAAACAACGCTGGAGAATTGTGTGTTACAATGTGAAACTGTAGGTGTAACAGTACAAACTTCAGCTGAGCTGTTAATGAAAAACTCAGATCTGTATGGTGCCAAG AGTGCTGGTGTGGCAATATATCCAGGTAGTACGTGCACCTTGTTGGGCAATGGCATACACCACTGCAAGGAGGGAATACTCATAAAT AACTTCTTAGGTGAACACCATGACATACCCAAGATAACCATGGCCAATAATATGATCCATAATAATGAAGAATGTGGTGTGGTCCTGGTTAGACCAACAATGCACTCTGATGTGAAGGATGCATCAGCAGAGAgaacaaaag GGAATACTCAGCCTATCCAGTCAGGCAATGGGACAGCCTGTGTAGAGGGCTTCAGGCAAGAAATACCACCTGAATGTTTAACTGAGGAGTTGGAGCTTTATGAGCAAGCTGAGATTTCTGAACAAACTGAAAGCAATTACAGAATTGCACATGAACTCATGGTTACTTTGGCAAAGAAGagacagctggagaagagaagactgagtGAACTGGGAATTACACAAGCTGATGGCAACTTCATGTCAcaggaaatgtttgtttctaTTGTGGGCAATCAGTTCAAATGGAATGGGAAAGGAAGTTTTGGTACCTGTCTTTTCTGCCCTGACTCCTAA